CTCCCCCGCCAAAAGCCCTGTCATTTGTTTATTGAACAGCTCCAGATCCAGCGCGCTGATGGATTCGAAATCCGGCTTGCCGTCATCCCCCAGCGGGGTCTGTTCCCGTCCCAAAAAGTAGTTGTCGGTGGACAGGGCGATGGGGTGCAGCCCGTTGACCTTGAGCTGGATCATCAGCCGCTTGGTGAAGGTGGTCTTGCCCGAGGAGGAAGGCCCGGCGATGAGCACCAGCTTCACCCGCTGGCGCTGGGCGGTGATCCGGTCGGCCACCTCCACTATCTTCTTCTCGTGAAAGCCCTCGGCTATCCTCACCAGCTCGCTCATCTGCCCCCCCAGGCACAGTTCGTTGAGCTCGCCCACGTTGTTGACCCCCAGGATCCGGTTCCAGTCCTTGGTCTCCTTGTAGATCTGGAACAGTTTGGGCTGAGGTGAGATCTCCGGGATCCGCCCCGGATTGCGCTGCTGGGGAAAGCGCAGCACGAAGCCCGGGGGATACAGGGTCAGTTCAAAGCGGTCGATCAGTCCGGCCCCAGGGACCACCGGCCCGTGGTAGATGTCCTTGAATATTCCGCAGCCCACCAGGCGGACCTCGGTCAGGCGGATGGTGGTCAGCAACTTGGCCTTGTCGAAATAGCCCTCGGCCTCGAAATACTCCTTGGCTTCCTCGATGGAGATGGTCTCCTTGACGAAGGGCCGGTTCTCGGAAACTATCAGCCTCATCCGGGCCTCGATCTTGCCCAAAATATCTTCGTCCAGCGGCTGTTCCCCGCCGAAATCAAAATAGTAACCGTTGGCCAGCGACTGGCCCACCACCACCCGGGCCGAAGGATAGAGTTCCTTGATGGCCTCGTACAGGATCAGGCAGGCGGCCCGGCGGTAAAGGGCTATGCCCTCGCGGTCGGAATAGAACACCGGCTCCAGCCGGCAGTTGGAATGTACGGTGGCATCCAGGCTGACCAGCTGCTGGTTCATCTTGGCGGCCAGGATCTTGGCCGGGGATTTGTCCAGGTACTTCTTGAAGATGGCCTGGACCTGCTCCCCTGCCTTGGCTGGCACCCGCTGGCCGTCCAGTTGGATCTCGATGGGCTTATGATTCATTTTTATTCCATTATATTTTTCTGAGGTTCAAGGAACCCGCCGCTCCGCTGGCCAGCGGCCCGGCTTGACTTTATTGATTTAATTTACCCCAAAAAGGGCCTTATGTCAAGTGGTTTTTGGGTTCTGCGCTTGTTGCCACCGTCACAAAAACAACGAAATTGGATACCGTAAAACAGGAGGCACCCGGGACTTGATTTTCCACCGCGTTTAATTGTATAGTTAATTCATATTCACATTATATGAGGCTTACAGCGCTATGAAATGGATGACACATGAAGAATGGGCCCGGCTTAAAGCCGGTCATGACTGCCCGATGTGCCTTGAAAGCGTGATGGAAGAGAACCCCCACAGCTACAAGGTCATCGAGCTGAAACGCTCAATAGTGCGCTTGAACAAGAACCAATACATGAAGGGCTGGACCACCCTGGTCTTAAAGCGGCATGCCACCGAGCTTTTTGAACTGGAGCCGGAAGAGCGGGCGGAGTTCTGGGATGAAGTTTCCCTGGCGGCCAAAGCGCTGAATGAGATCTACCGCCCGGCCAAGATCAACTACTGCATCTGGGGCAACATCATGCCCCATGTCCACTGCCACCTGTTCCCCCGGTTCTTCGAGGACGACCCCGGCCAGCCCATCAACCAGAACGAACGGGAAGTTCTGTTTTCCCGGGAGGAATACCGGGCGCTGATCAGGGACCTACAGGGCAGAATAAACCCTGACCGGTGAAACATTAACTGTCCGGCTGGCGTAATTTGATATGGTTATATGATCACCACCCTTAATTGAAAACCATGGGGGCCATATGAGCAAAATTACGGTCAAAAATGCGGTCTATCTGTCACTGGGCATAATCTCCCTGGGGTGGATCCAAAAATTATTCAATTATATCTCCGCCAAGCCTTCGTTGGCCGAACAACTGGGCCTTATGCCCAAATTGAGCGAGAATCTGCCACAGGCTTCGCTGTACATAATTACGGTGGGCATTTTAACCTTCCTGCTGATATGGTCTCTGCTCAAACTGACCAAAGAGGATTTCGGCTCCCTGGGATTCAATAAAAACAAACTGGGCAAACAGATCGCCATCGGCGCCTTGTTCGGGATCGGCATCTTTGCCCTGGATAC
This genomic stretch from bacterium harbors:
- a CDS encoding HIT family protein codes for the protein MKWMTHEEWARLKAGHDCPMCLESVMEENPHSYKVIELKRSIVRLNKNQYMKGWTTLVLKRHATELFELEPEERAEFWDEVSLAAKALNEIYRPAKINYCIWGNIMPHVHCHLFPRFFEDDPGQPINQNEREVLFSREEYRALIRDLQGRINPDR
- a CDS encoding nucleoside kinase, producing MNHKPIEIQLDGQRVPAKAGEQVQAIFKKYLDKSPAKILAAKMNQQLVSLDATVHSNCRLEPVFYSDREGIALYRRAACLILYEAIKELYPSARVVVGQSLANGYYFDFGGEQPLDEDILGKIEARMRLIVSENRPFVKETISIEEAKEYFEAEGYFDKAKLLTTIRLTEVRLVGCGIFKDIYHGPVVPGAGLIDRFELTLYPPGFVLRFPQQRNPGRIPEISPQPKLFQIYKETKDWNRILGVNNVGELNELCLGGQMSELVRIAEGFHEKKIVEVADRITAQRQRVKLVLIAGPSSSGKTTFTKRLMIQLKVNGLHPIALSTDNYFLGREQTPLGDDGKPDFESISALDLELFNKQMTGLLAGEEVAAPVYDFHTGQRSDKTGRFKLGPDDILLVEGIHGLNSKLTRSVPAENKIKVYISALTQLCLDNHNRINTSDVRLIRRIVRDRLFRGYRADHTLKVWSAVQRGEERNIFPFQEEADILFNSTLIYEPAVLRMYAERFLMEVPTDDPAFYEAYRLQRFLQMFVPVFADEVPHTSILREFIGGSTFEY